One genomic segment of Arachis duranensis cultivar V14167 chromosome 4, aradu.V14167.gnm2.J7QH, whole genome shotgun sequence includes these proteins:
- the LOC107482714 gene encoding chromatin structure-remodeling complex protein SYD isoform X23 has protein sequence MASSQNVELEAAKFLHKLIQDSKDEPAKLATKLCVILQHMKSSGKEHSMPYQVISRAMETVINQHNLDIEALKSSRPPSSGAGSSQRGTSQAVGVATDSRAGLPENVMPKMDSFASGRPPYPPSIGAPDHYQGSAAQRSGQSFDHGSPSSLDSRSANSQSRDRRDTTNLDKQVNQKDGRKATSKRKRGDTLSPAEPHVDIPSHLDQRNTANTRKGKMTKAESSDGLPVRSGELTNFNRVPSSSQMQRANQEGPTKIGNPVPCAPNSKYPEDTEVSSAHIASGAHPMVHGGMGVATSAYPMTESVLSSSMRHGGMLGHYSGSSTTSADEPKIGLTDRHSSNSEITMLRQGVPPRDMARSTISGSSGVPFKEQQLKQLRAQCLVFLAFRNGLAPKQLHLEIALGTAFSREGKDHTDHKGKSQSSVELGTSSGAMMPFGGLNNMRQPDNNNSSGSPSAGKSLEATSFCKGTESAIMTGDKGILSEERKHLLAVKKVELEKQIQERAGAQASSATSFQQQDSSSTKGDVDSGNLQVGLSNRPSSVIGLNKQMNPEINGFTGFASSDEASEGPSQVSSLQHELPIERRDNVVNQFQNMVNSGGSRNHHSLNHLTYALKEHLKPVPGTGIDPQGASLMKDADLLAKNVSSDGFKTVPVNDASRHDATFSTDIEENGRLPPPKYTMSGRWIMDQQKKRLLVQQNWVQKQQKTKQIMTTCFLKLKENVSSSEDISAKTKSVIELKKLQLLDLQRRLRSDFLNDFFKPITTEMEQLKSVKKHRHGRRVKQLERYEHKMREERQKRIRERQKEFFSEIEVHKEKLDDVFKIKRERWKGVNRYVKEYHKRKERIHREKIDRIQREKINLLKINDVEGYLRMVQDAKSDRVKQLLKETEKYLQKLGSKLQEAKTAAGRFEHDIDEAQCGSFLDKSESTLENEDEGDQAKHYLESNEKYYMMAHSVKESIAEQPSCLKGGKLREYQMNGLRWLVSLYNNHLNGILADEMGLGKTVQVISLICYLMESKNDRGPFLVVVPSSVLPGWDSEINFWAPDVHKIVYAGPPEERRRLFKDRIVHQKFNVLLTTYEYLMNKHDRPKLSKIHWHYIIIDEGHRIKNASCKLNADLKHYQSSHRLLLTGTPLQNNLEELWALLNFLLPNIFNSSEDFSQWFNKPFESAGDNSPDEALLSEEENLLIINRLHQVLRPFVLRRLKHKVENELPEKIERLVRCEASAYQKLLMKRVEENLGSIGTTKARSVHNSVMELRNICNHPYLSQLHAEEVDNFIPRHYLPPIIRLCGKLEMLDRILPKLKAADHRVLFFSTMTRLLDVMEEYLTLKQHRYLRLDGHTSGGDRGALIDLFNQPGSPYFIFLLSIRAGGVGVNLQAADTVIIFDTDWNPQVDLQAQARAHRIGQKKDVLVLRFETVQTVEEQVRASAEHKLGVANQSITAGFFDNNTSAEDRREYLESLLRECKKEEAAPVLDDDALNDLLARSEAEIDVFEAVDQKRREDEMATWKKLVSGPATDGSEPIPTLPSRLVTDEDLKQFYEAMKIFDVSKDEVASNGIKRKSGTPGGLDTQHYGRGKRAREVRSYEEQWTEEEFDKMCKAESPGSPKVMEEVIESNCKTNASSFAATASVTETAVVPPVAPATSSLGSLPVHKVKDITPPAKRGRGRPRRITSDKLPVTAVPLATSGTVEVDMQVKEGTLLGQVVLSTLESISHSSEVIGVSGPAQQSATGVSPNLTTPPNSQAEGTTVSVPIQTRGQGRKSQGGGEATRRRGKKQVLVLPPVSGVSIGPDLKMNEQLEHKPLNPSAGEAISQGDTVSSSATVQHSSTEPGSVTLSSGGDNKSGVGIALSSQQPLPLSSVTPVPQTVPTYPSVPIQNDGQHQKPQNGSGAPRRRGKKKAMVLPIPDVSGSQNLHLTSNLQSSSGNVLHDKATELKSLQDSLVQESHSVVQDHASHSIVDKDLKSTEVSGDIANKALVESTTEDNTKRSPGLEIEKVQNSDMHGSASIHLSNTLVLENSRNKSFCDSTLPVTEVTRDQQLEAKTHHCDEASKPDTFPVHSTKETKGSSNKAVEPMAAQAVPNASDNAYPSISGSESIQPCPPESMPVKRQGRKTQNRVEPPRRRGRKSSSASPVVSDSLATQDPNLNNDFQKSSVESSVGKVATDVAQAQAFQILLPSGGAAHDLNTKEGAAISSLNKQQKVAPGRVDSAPVSSDKITAFGRMQNVNDVARVMKEVFSGTCLPKPKAADSAAGELLKTNTTIDSMNTQLNADKAGYDITNSEAACLTPGIAVNIQEKESEGEFNNQKLEDKASSDIPNTGAVDVSNNMCLRDKTGKEHDKQSEVSDMQILESKENSDMPTTGAVNRNERQLEETSTTLYLEGKAASDKPTTGVVDAFNFQCSENKTDSDMSATEVEFLISDLPVNTHEKQSVEALNIRNLEDKASLDILTTEAACPDLDHAVNKYDKEVMEASNIQILEDKVNSDMPTAGVVVTSNDQFLEVKAGMDEPTSGAACLTSDLSINQREQLEEASSIQKPDVESSSDVPATGGVSASNIQCSEDKPYSEISAGEDGCATVDLAVNGKEKQSEEESNIQNLGNKISSDMPTTGALCLTPIIPTDGNVQLSEPPSDQEITALNEPLPSAMEVDTPICDDIKEKQDHIQHCTKTCSNQSEVEALDATPLSSAVRTECLSESSTKSSPLASSGENMSDQPQVIPSCPLTPTVSKELVNSPISKSCEINYRNEVNCSMQDSDLLERESQITVGNNSQNALELAIEQNALSPSETEATNVALSGKYLDALKHAELHENPLVKSCSQSLSEGKMNMGDFICEQPVSAVDISSNIDPVPKENVISAAAIGDTNVDSSVVCPMNIDTSLSNQVTIVQDNEIVTKSCRQDVDTSSADEVEKIIDQSPDEPVDRSVLQQTSGSKAVANSSVDASQSVLVEEGTISETAILPSSSFSIDDNKVSSKTCAISNSETLEEAMEEGATDRSEFLPPEKGAEESCRNATEVPSTVPVLLQESIDSEGDHRDQGKSQVGGIPENHETGMLAAPKTSEGGNEVETFSDKGPLGSSDAWDESKGLADMENQTEAIQNHAAEIDVPCTSASGDKAEGEPKGLADMENQAEAIQNRSAEMDVLCLSASGVKAEGESKEVADMENRAEAIQNCAAEMDVPCTSAPGDKAEGESKGLADMENLAEAIQDCAAEMHVPCVSSPGDKAEGEYKGLADMENEVETIESCAAEMEVSCSSASGDKAEGENVLVGTKEKILVSEDTEAFAVDETDVSNGGPAVPETTSANGAPLPCSSLRVGEPFVGHDTKGTETGVANHDNQAIRQNALKDAEECSSSAAADIIEKSSPQKDVIESSPLLPLETSVDGVPPPCSSVAEGERVESLSDEALVDSAVKLGTKNSEASQDNLVLQENALNEMEKTLPSATEDRVAVCSPEKDNLTTACSEAPQESEKYENVQNRSEEEPGQSSVAEETKKD, from the exons ACTGACAGGCATAGTAGTAACTCAGAAATAACTATGCTTAGACAAGGGGTTCCTCCCAGAGATATGGCAAGATCCACGATTAGTGGATCATCTGGTGTGCCTTTCAAAGAACAACAGTTGAAACAGCTCCGAGCTCAGTGCCTTGTTTTTCTAGCATTTAG AAATGGTTTAGCACCAAAGCAACTACATCTTGAAATTGCTCTTGGAACCGCTTTTTCTAGAGAAG GAAAGGATCATACTGACCACAAAGGAAAGTCACAATCTTCTGTTGAATTGGGTACCTCGTCAGGGGCCATGATGCCGTTTGGAGGTCTGAACAATATGAGACAACCTGATAATAATAACTCTTCAGGGTCCCCTTCTGCTGGAAAATCTCTGGAAGCTACGTCATTCTGCAAGGGAACTGAGAGTGCAATAATGACTGGGGACAAAGGTATTCTTTCTGAAGAAAGGAAACATCTCCTAGCTGTCAAAAAAGTAGAGCTTGAAAAGCAAATTCAAGAAAGAGCTGGTGCACAAGCTTCGTCAGCTACTTCTTTTCAGCAGCAAGATTCCTCTAGTACAAAGGGTGATGTTGACAGTGGTAATCTTCAGGTTGGACTGTCCAACCGACCTTCCTCTGTCATTGGGCTGAATAAGCAGATGAATCCTGAGATAAATGGCTTTACCGGATTTGCTAGTTCTGATGAGGCTTCAGAAGGACCCTCGCAAGTCTCTTCTCTTCAGCATGAGTTGCCAATAGAAAGAAGAGACAATGTTGTTAATCAGTTTCAAAATATGGTTAACAGTGGTGGTTCTCGAAACCATCATTCTCTAAACCACTTGACGTATGCTTTGAAAGAGCACTTGAAACCTGTTCCAGGGACTGGCATTGATCCCCAGGGAGCAAGCTTGATGAAGGATGCAGATTTATTAGCGAAAAATGTTTCTTCAG ATGGGTTCAAAACAGTTCCTGTTAATGATGCATCAAGACATGATGCCACTTTTTCTACAGACATAGAAGAGAATGGGAGGTTACCTCCTCCAAAATATACAATGTCAGGAAGGTGGATTATGGATCAGCAGAAAAAGAGGCTTCTAGTTCAGCAAAACTGGgtacaaaaacaacaaaaaacaaagcAAATAATGACCACATGTTTCCTCAAGCTAAAG GAAAATGTGAGCTCATCTGAGGATATATCTGCTAAAACAAAAAGCgtcatagagttgaagaaactTCAATTATTAGACCTCCAGCGCCGTCTCCGCAG TGATTTTCTGAATGATTTTTTCAAACCAATTACAACTGAGATGGAACAGTTGAAATCGGTTAAGAAGCATAGGCATGGTAGAAGGGTCAAACAACTAGAAAGGTATGAGCATAAAATGAGGGAAGAACGTCAAAAAAGAATCCGTGAAAGACAGAAGGAGTTTTTCAGTGAGATAGAAGTCCACAA gGAAAAGCTTGATGATGTGTTCAAAATCAAAAGGGAACGGTGGAAGGGTGTCAATAGATATGTGAAAGAGTACCATAAAAGAAAAGAGCGCATTCATCGTGAGAAGATTGATAGGATCCagcgggagaagattaatttgTTGAAAATAAACGATGTGGAAGGTTATCTACGGATGGTTCAG GATGCGAAATCTGATCGTGTGAAGCAACTTCTTAAAGAGACCGAGAAGTATCTCCAAAAGCTTGGTTCCAAGCTACAAGAAGCAAAGACTGCAGCAGGTCGCTTTGAACATGATATTGATGAGGCACAATGTGGCAGTTTTCTTGATAAGAGTGAATCTACTCTTGAAAATGAGGATGAAGGTGATCAGGCCAAG CATTATCTGGAAAGCAATGAGAAATATTATATGATGGCACACAG TGTAAAGGAGAGCATTGCAGAGCAGCCATCTTGTTTGAAGGGCGGAAAATTGAGGGA GTATCAAATGAATGGCCTGAGGTGGCTTGTTTCCTTATATAACAACCACTTGAATGGAATCCTCGCAGATGAAATGGGACTGGGCAAAACTGTTCAg GTTATTTCTCTAATTTGCTACCTGATGGAAAGTAAAAATGATAGGGGGCCATTTCTTGTGGTTGTGCCCTCTTCTGTTCTACCTGGTTGGGATTCAGAAATCAACTTTTGGGCTCCTGATGTACATAAAATTGTCTATGCTGGACCACCTGAGGAGCGACGTCGGTTATTTAA GGACAGGATTGTTCACCAGAAATTCAATGTCCTCCTGACAACATATGAATATCTAATGAACAAGCATGACAGACCAAAGCTTAGCAAAATACACTGGCATTATATAATAATTGATGAGGGCCATCGCATAAAAAATGCTTCTTGCAAGTTGAATGCTGACTTAAAACACTATCAGAGTTCTCATAGATTGTTGTTAACTGGAACTCCATTGCAG AACAATCTTGAGGAACTATGGGCGCTACTTAACTTCTTGTTACCTAACATATTTAATTCATCTGAGGATTTTTCCCAGTGGTTTAATAAGCCATTTGAGAGTGCTGGAGATAACTCGCCagatgaa GCCTTACTATCCGAGGAGGAGAACCTCTTGATCATCAATCGTCTGCACCAAGTTCTGAGACCATTCGTACTTCGGAGGCTTAAACACAAG GTTGAAAATGAACTTCCCGAAAAGATTGAAAGACTTGTAAGATGTGAGGCTTCTGCGTATCAAAAACTTTTGATGAAGAGAGTGGAAGAAAATCTTGGCTCTATTGGCACAACAaag GCACGGTCGGTGCACAACTCTGTCATGGAGCTTCGTAATATCTGCAATCATCCATATCTCAGCCAGCTTCATGCAGAGGAG GTGGATAACTTTATACCTAGGCATTATCTACCCCCAATTATTAGACTTTGTGGGAAGCTTGAGATGTTGGACCGTATTTTACCTAAATTGAAGGCAGCAGATCATCGG GTTCTTTTCTTCTCAACAATGACTAGGCTTCTTGATGTTATGGAGGAATACTTAACTCTTAAACAGCATCGGTACCTTCGGCTGGATGGGCATACCTCGGGAGGTGATCGTGGGGCCCTAATAGACCTGTTTAACCAACCTGgttctccatattttatatttttgctcag CATTCGTGCTGGTGGCGTTGGAGTGAATCTTCAAGCTGCTGACACAGTGATTATATTTGACACTGACTGGAATCCACAG GTTGACCTGCAAGCACAAGCAAGGGCTCATAGAATTGGTCAGAAGAAGGATGTTTTAGTACTTCGATTTGAAACA GTTCAAACTGTTGAAGAACAAGTCAGAGCTTCTGCTGAGCACAAACTGGGAGTTGCTAATCAGAGCATTACTGCTGGGTTTTTTGACAATAATACAAG TGCTGAGGACCGAAGAGAATACTTGGAATCCCTCCTGCGTGAGTGTAAGAAAGAGGAAGCGGCACCTGTATTGGATGATGATGCTTTAAATGATCTCTTAGCACGCAG TGAAGCAGAAATAGATGTGTTTGAGGCTGTTGACCAAAAAAGGCGCGAAGATGAGATG GCTACATGGAAGAAGTTGGTATCTGGGCCAGCAACTGATGGTTCTGAGCCTATTCCTACCCTTCCTTCACGTCTAGTTACAGATGAAGACTTGAAACAATTCTATGAAGCGATGAAGATATTCGATGTGTCCAAGGATGAAGTAGCATCTAACGGAATCAAGAGGAAGAGTGGAACTCCTGGGGGCCTCGATACTCAACATTACGGAAGGGGAAAACGTGCAAGAGAG GTGCGTTCCTATGAAGAACAATGGACAGAGGAGGAGTTTGATAAGATGTGTAAAGCTGAATCTCCTGGATCACCGAAAGTAATGGAAGAAGTGATAGAGTCCAATTGCAAAACAAATGCTTCTAGCTTTGCTGCAACCGCTTCTGTCACGGAGACTGCAGTGGTGCCTCCAGTGGCCCCTGCAACATCATCTCTTGGGAGTTTGCCTGTGCATAAAGTCAAAGATATAACACCACCTGCTAAACGTGGACGTGGCAGGCCAAGAAGAATAACCTCAGATAAGTTGCCTGTAACTGCAGTCCCTCTGGCTACTTCCGGAACTGTTGAAGTGGACATGCAGGTAAAGGAAGGAACTTTGCTTGGTCAAGTAGTATTGTCAACTCTCGAATCTATTTCTCATTCTTCTGAAGTTATTGGTGTGAGTGGACCTGCGCAGCAGTCTGCTACTGGTGTTTCTCCTAATCTGACAACTCCACCCAACTCTCAAGCAGAGGGTACTACTGTTTCTGTGCCAATACAAACAAGAGGACAAGGCCGGAAATCTCAAGGTGGAGGGGAGGCAACTAGACGTAGAGGGAAGAAGCAGGTTCTAGTGTTGCCTCCTGTATCTGGGGTTTCTATTGGTCCTGATTTAAAGATGAATGAGCAGTTGGAACACAAACCCCTGAATCCATCTGCTGGTGAAGCTATCTCCCAAGGTGATACTGTTTCCTCCAGTGCTACGGTACAACATTCAAGTACAGAACCGGGTTCTGTGACTTTAAGCAGTGGAGGTGATAATAAATCTGGAGTTGGGATTGCTCTGAGTTCTCAGCAGCCCCTTCCTTTGTCCTCTGTTACTCCTGTGCCTCAAACTGTTCCTACTTATCCTTCTGTACCTATACAAAATGATGGGCAACATCAGAAGCCTCAAAATGGATCAGGAGCTCCCCGACGCAGGGGAAAGAAAAAAGCAATGGTATTGCCTATTCCAGATGTTTCAGGTAGTCAGAATTTGCACCTTACTTCCAATTTACAAAGCTCATCAGGCAATGTATTACATGATAAAGCCACGGAGTTGAAAAGCTTGCAAGATAGCCTTGTTCAGGAATCACACAGTGTTGTCCAAGATCATGCATCACATAGTATTGTTGATAAGGATTTAAAATCAACTGAAGTATCTGGTGATATAGCCAATAAGGCATTGGTTGAATCAACAACTGAAGATAATACCAAAAGATCTCCTG GGTTGGAAATAGAGAAGGTTCAGAATTCTGATATGCATGGTTCTGCTTCCATCCATTTATCCAATACCCTTGTTCTGGAGAATTCAAGGAACAAAAGTTTCTGTGACTCAACCTTGCCTGTTACAGAGGTTACAAGGGACCAACAATTGGAGGCGAAAACTCATCACTGTGATGAAGCTTCAAAACCTGATACTTTTCCAGTCCATtctacaaaagaaacaaaaggaaGTTCTAACAAGGCTGTAGAACCTATGGCTGCACAAGCAGTTCCCAATGCATCAGACAATGCTTATCCTTCCATATCAGGTTCTGAATCCATTCAGCCATGCCCACCTGAATCCATGCCAGTTAAAAGGCAAGGCCGTAAAACTCAAAATAGAGTGGAGCCACCCCGGCGTAGGGGGAGAAAATCATCTTCGGCATCTCCTGTTGTTTCTGATTCCCTTGCTACCCAGGATCCTAATTTAAATAATGATTTTCAGAAGTCATCAGTAGAGTCATCGGTGGGTAAAGTCGCTACAGATGTCGCTCAAGCTCAAGCATTTCAGATCCTTTTGCCCAGTGGAGGCGCTGCTCATGATTTAAACACGAAAGAGGGAGCTGCCATTTCTTCTCTAAACAAGCAGCAAAAAGTTGCACCAGGAAGGGTTGATAGTGCACCAGTATCCTCAGATAAGATTACTGCTTTTGGCCGAATGCAAAATGTCAATGATGTGGCTAGGGTTATGAAAGAAGTTTTCTCTGGAACCTGCTTGCCAAAGCCTAAAGCAGCAGATTCTGCTGCCGGCGAACTCTTAAAAACTAATACTACAATTGATTCCATGAATACCCAGTTGAATGCTGATAAAGCAGGTTATGATATAACAAATTCGGAAGCAGCATGTCTAACTCCAGGCATTGCTGTGAAcatacaagaaaaagaatcagaGGGGGAATTCAATAATCAGAAATTGGAGGACAAAGCAAGTTCAGATATACCAAATACTGGAGCAGTGGATGTCTCCAATAACATGTGTTTGCGGGATAAAACAGGTAAGGAGCATGACAAGCAATCTGAAGTATCTGACATGCAGATTCTTGAGAGCAAAGAAAATTCCGATATGCCAACTACTGGAGCAGTGAACAGAAATGAAAGACAATTAGAGGAAACATCCACTACTCTGTATCTTGAAGGTAAAGCAGCGTCAGACAAGCCAACTACAGGAGTAGTGGATGCCTTCAATTTTCAGTGTTCAGAGAATAAAACTGATTCTGATATGTCTGCTACTGAAgtagaatttttaatttcagACCTTCCGGTGAATACGCATGAAAAGCAATCTGTGGAAGCATTGAATATTCGGAATCTGGAGGATAAAGCAAGTTTGGATATACTAACTACTGAAGCAGCCTGCCCAGACTTGGACCATGCGGTTAACAAATATGACAAGGAAGTAATGGAGGCATCGAATATTCAGATTTTGGAGGATAAAGTGAATTCCGATATGCCAACTGCTGGAGTAGTGGTTACATCGAACGACCAGTTTTTGGAGGTTAAAGCTGGAATGGATGAACCTACTTCTGGAGCAGCTTGTCTAACTTCAGATCTTTCAATTAATCAGCgtgaacaattggaggaagcttccAGCATTCAGAAGCCGGATGTTGAATCAAGTTCAGATGTGCCAGCTACTGGGGGAGTGAGTGCCTCCAATATCCAATGTTCAGAGGATAAACCATATTCTGAGATATCAGCTGGTGAAGATGGATGTGCGACTGTGGACCTTGCAGTGAACGGGAAAGAAAAACAATCAGAGGAGGAATCCAATATTCAGAATCTGGGGAATAAAATAAGTTCGGATATGCCAACCACTGGAGCATTGTGCTTGACTCCAATCATTCCTACAGATGGGAATGTGCAGCTATCTGAGCCTCCATCTGATCAAGAAATAACTGCTTTGAATGAGCCCCTACCTAGTGCTATGGAGGTTGACACCCCCATTTGTGATGATATCAAAGAAAAGCAAGACCATATTCAACATTGTACTAAAACTTGTTCTAATCAGAGTGAAGTGGAGGCTCTTGATGCAACTCCACTTAGTTCTGCAGTAAGGACTGAGTGTCTGTCTGAATCAAGTACAAAGTCTTCACCTCTTGCTTCTTCTGGTGAAAATATGTCTGATCAACCACAAGTGATCCCATCCTGCCCTCTGACTCCCACCGTTTCTAAGGAATTGGTAAATTCTCCTATTTCTAAATCTTGTGAAATCAATTACAGAAATGAAGTCAATTGTTCAATGCAAGATTCTGATTTGCTGGAGCGAGAGTCTCAGATAACAGTTGGAAATAATTCTCAAAATGCATTAGAACTTGCTATAGAACAAAATGCTTTATCACCTTCGGAAACGGAGGCCACCaatgttgcattaagtgggaaGTATTTAGATGCTTTAAAACATGCTGAGTTGCATGAGAATCCATTAGTTAAGAGCTGTTCACAATCCCTCTCTGAGGGGAAAATGAACATGGGGGATTTCATATGTGAACAACCTGTGTCTGCTGTTGATATATCTTCGAATATTGACCCAGTTCCCAAGGAAAATGTGATATCCGCAGCAGCTATTGGTGATACCAATGTTGATTCTTCTGTGGTTTGCCCAATGAATATTGACACATCTCTGAGTAACCAAGTTACAATTGTGCAGGACAATGAGATTGTGACAAAGAGTTGCCGACAGGATGTAGATACGTCCTCAGCAGATGAGGTGGAAAAAATCATAGATCAATCTCCTGATGAACCTGTTGATAGGTCAGTCTTACAACAAACATCAGGGTCAAAAGCTGTGGCCAATTCTTCAGTGGATGCTTCTCAGTCTGTCCTTGTGGAAGAGGGAACCATATCTGAAACTGCAATTTTACCCTCATCGTCCTTTAGCATAGATGATAACAAGGTCTCATCCAAAACCTGTGCAATTAGTAACTCTGAAACTCTGGAAGAGGCAATGGAGGAGGGTGCGACTGACCGCTCTGAATTCCTGCCCCCAGAGAAAGGTGCAGAGGAGAGCTGTAGGAATGCCACTGAG GTTCCCTCTACAGTTCCAGTGCTGCTTCAGGAATCGATTGATTCTGAAGGTGACCACCGTGATCAAGGCAAGTCACAG GTTGGTGGGATACCTGAAAATCATGAAACTGGAATGCTTGCTGCTCCTAAAACATCTGAAGGGGGGAATGAGGTTGAGACCTTTTCTGATAAAGGTCCACTAGGATCATCTGATGCTTGGGATGAATCAAAAGGATTAGCTGATATGGAGAATCAGACAGAAGCCATTCAGAACCATGCTGCTGAAATTGATGTCCCATGTACATCTGCATCAGGGGACAAGGCCGAGGGTGAACCTAAAGGATTAGCTGATATGGAGAATCAGGCAGAAGCCATTCAGAACCGTTCTGCTGAGATGGATGTCCTGTGTTTGTCTGCATCAGGGGTTAAGGCCGAGGGTGAATCTAAAGAAGTAGCTGATATGGAGAATCGGGCGGAAGCCATTCAAAACTGTGCTGCTGAGATGGATGTCCCATGTACATCTGCACCAGGGGACAAGGCCGAGGGTGAATCTAAAGGATTAGCTGATATGGAGAATCTGGCAGAAGCCATTCAAGATTGTGCTGCTGAGATGCATGTCCCGTGTGTGTCTTCACCAGGGGACAAGGCCGAGGGTGAATATAAAGGATTAGCTGATATGGAGAATGAGGTAGAAACCATTGAGAGCTGTGCTGCTGAGATGGAAGTGTCATGTTCCTCTGCATCAGGGGACAAGGCAGAGGGTGAGAATGTTTTAGTTGGCACGAAGGAAAAAATTCTGGTGTCAGAAGACACTGAAGCTTTTGCAGTTGATGAAACAGATGTTTCTAATGGCGGTCCAGCTGTGCCCGAAACAACATCAGCCAATGGGGCTCCACTTCCATGTTCTTCGCTGAGAGTGGGTGAACCTTTCGTGGGGCATGATACTAAAGGAACTGAAACTGGTGTCGCCAACCATGATAATCAAGCCATACGGCAAAATGCTCTGAAAGATGCAGAAGAGTGCTCTTCTTCTGCAGCCGCTGACATAATTGAAAAGAGCTCACCTCAGAAGGATGTCATTGAATCTTCTCCGTTGCTGCCGCTGGAAACATCTGTTGATGGGGTTCCACCTCCATGCTCTTCAGTTGCTGAGGGCGAACGTGTAGAGAGTTTGTCTGATGAGGCTTTGGTTGATTCTGCTGTGAAGCTTGGTACTAAAAATTCTGAAGCTTCCCAGGATAATCTAGTTTTGCAAGAAAATGCATTGAACGAAATGGAAAAAACCCTTCCTTCAGCAACTGAGGATAGAGTTGCAGTGTGCTCACCTGAGAAGGATAATTTAACAACTGCTTGCTCAGAAGCACCCCAGGAATCCGAAAAGTATGAAAATGTGCAGAACCGGTCTGAGGAAGAACCTGGCCAGAGTTCAGTGGCTGAAGAAACCAAAAAAGACTGA